The Sphingomonas sp. LY54 genome includes a region encoding these proteins:
- a CDS encoding SURF1 family protein codes for MRLRLPLLPTLIVAAAVAVMIGLGIWQLQRAEWKEGMIARFETAAQLPEIAWPTTPPADDSLLFRRASGFCLSVADWRTVAGRNAAAESGWSHIAACRTSGMEGPGMQVDMGWSKSSDPPTGWNGGAVRGVIAPDKDYRIRLVSAAAAPGLVPSAAPSPANVPNNHRFYAIQWFFFALAALIIYLLALRKRQARPDGD; via the coding sequence ATGAGGCTGCGCCTGCCGCTACTGCCGACCCTGATCGTCGCGGCGGCGGTCGCGGTGATGATCGGCCTCGGAATCTGGCAGTTGCAGCGCGCCGAATGGAAGGAGGGGATGATTGCCCGCTTCGAGACGGCGGCGCAGCTCCCCGAGATCGCCTGGCCGACGACGCCGCCCGCGGATGATTCCCTGCTTTTCCGTCGCGCCTCCGGCTTCTGCCTCTCCGTCGCCGACTGGCGGACGGTGGCCGGCCGCAACGCCGCCGCCGAATCGGGTTGGAGCCATATCGCCGCCTGCCGCACCAGCGGGATGGAGGGGCCGGGCATGCAGGTCGACATGGGCTGGTCCAAATCGTCCGACCCGCCCACGGGCTGGAACGGCGGCGCCGTGCGCGGCGTGATCGCGCCCGACAAGGACTATCGCATCCGTCTCGTATCGGCGGCCGCGGCGCCCGGGCTGGTGCCGAGCGCAGCGCCGTCGCCGGCCAACGTGCCCAACAACCACCGTTTCTACGCGATCCAGTGGTTCTTTTTCGCGCTCGCAGCTTTGATCATCTACCTGCTCGCCTTGCGCAAGCGCCAGGCGCGACCCGACGGCGACTGA
- a CDS encoding cytochrome c oxidase subunit 3 → MAGAKNHDYHILPPSPWPLVGSFSALAMAVGGVMWMHDQEFGGAVFFAGVIAVLFTMFSWWADVVREANSGDHTPIVQLHLRYGMILFIASEVMFFVAWFWAYFNAALFPSPVESIGGVWPPKDMVVLNPFGYPLLNTLILLCSGTTVTWAHHSLINGDRDGLIKGLWATIGLGVLFSAIQAYEYSVAPFGFGDNIYTSAFYMATGFHGFHVLIGTIFLIVCLVRSYRGDFTPKQHFGFEAAAWYWHFVDVVWLFLFLAIYVWGGWGAEFH, encoded by the coding sequence ATGGCCGGAGCGAAAAATCACGACTATCACATTCTGCCGCCGAGCCCGTGGCCCCTGGTGGGCAGCTTCTCGGCGCTGGCAATGGCCGTCGGCGGCGTCATGTGGATGCACGATCAGGAATTTGGCGGCGCGGTCTTCTTCGCCGGCGTGATCGCGGTCCTGTTCACGATGTTCAGCTGGTGGGCCGACGTCGTCCGTGAAGCCAATTCCGGCGATCACACCCCGATCGTCCAGCTTCACCTGCGCTACGGCATGATCCTGTTCATCGCCTCGGAAGTGATGTTCTTCGTCGCCTGGTTCTGGGCCTATTTCAACGCGGCGCTGTTCCCCTCGCCGGTCGAATCGATCGGCGGCGTGTGGCCGCCCAAGGACATGGTCGTCCTCAATCCGTTCGGCTATCCTTTGCTCAACACCCTGATCCTGCTCTGCTCGGGCACGACGGTGACGTGGGCGCACCACTCGCTGATCAACGGCGACCGCGACGGCCTGATCAAGGGCCTGTGGGCGACGATCGGCCTCGGCGTCCTGTTCAGCGCGATCCAGGCCTATGAATATTCGGTGGCGCCGTTCGGCTTCGGCGACAACATCTACACCTCGGCCTTCTACATGGCGACCGGCTTCCACGGCTTCCACGTGCTGATCGGAACGATCTTCCTGATCGTCTGCCTGGTCCGCTCCTATCGTGGCGACTTCACGCCGAAGCAGCATTTCGGCTTCGAAGCGGCGGCCTGGTACTGGCACTTCGTCGACGTGGTGTGGCTGTTCCTGTTCCTGGCGATCTACGTGTGGGGCGGCTGGGGCGCCGAGTTCCACTAA
- a CDS encoding cytochrome c oxidase assembly protein, which yields MTTTTLARKNGRTGVIFALVALAMVGLAFAAVPLYRIFCQVTGFGGTTMKNVGAEAPGAVVGKLVNVRFDANVTPGLPWEFKPEKHVQRVAVGARNMAFYTARNLSDKPVKGTASFNVTPTQAGQYFTKIQCFCFTEQVLKPGEEMRMPVVFFVDPKILENPVDAKIEEITLSYTFYEVDSSGEQS from the coding sequence ATGACCACCACCACTCTCGCCCGCAAGAATGGCCGCACCGGCGTGATCTTCGCCCTGGTCGCCCTTGCCATGGTCGGCCTCGCCTTCGCGGCGGTGCCGCTCTACCGCATCTTCTGCCAGGTCACCGGCTTCGGCGGCACGACGATGAAGAATGTCGGCGCCGAAGCGCCGGGCGCGGTCGTCGGCAAGCTCGTTAACGTCCGCTTCGACGCCAACGTGACCCCCGGCCTTCCCTGGGAGTTCAAGCCCGAGAAGCACGTCCAGCGCGTTGCCGTCGGCGCGCGCAACATGGCTTTCTACACGGCCAGGAACCTCTCCGATAAGCCGGTCAAGGGCACGGCGAGCTTCAACGTGACGCCGACCCAGGCCGGCCAGTATTTCACCAAGATCCAGTGCTTCTGCTTCACCGAGCAGGTGCTGAAGCCGGGTGAGGAAATGCGGATGCCGGTGGTCTTTTTCGTCGATCCCAAGATTCTCGAGAATCCAGTCGACGCCAAGATCGAAGAGATCACGCTGAGCTACACTTTTTACGAGGTGGATTCCTCCGGCGAGCAAAGCTAG
- a CDS encoding heme o synthase, producing MTTNVMPQSQSLTADWRDFVALTKPRVMTLVVFTGLCGLLAAPAAIHPVLAFTAILCIALGAGAAAALNQWYEADIDALMRRTANRPLPAGRMDRQSALHFGVGLGVFSVLLMGVATNWLAATVLAVSILFYVLVYTVWLKRRTPQNIVIGGAAGAFPPVIGWAAVTGDVTLLPLLLFTLIFLWTPPHFWALSLFVRTDYANAGVPMLPVVSGPTVTRQQIALYTLPMAAAAVAPWPLGLTGGIYGVSAVCLSLAFVVMSLQVLANRATEPAGMKPEKRLFAYSIVYLFAVFGALVLDRWLLA from the coding sequence ATGACGACGAACGTAATGCCCCAGAGCCAAAGCCTGACCGCCGACTGGCGCGATTTCGTTGCGCTCACCAAGCCGCGCGTGATGACCCTCGTCGTGTTCACCGGCCTGTGCGGGCTGCTGGCCGCGCCGGCCGCGATCCACCCCGTCCTGGCTTTCACCGCGATCCTCTGCATCGCGCTCGGCGCCGGCGCCGCCGCCGCTTTGAACCAATGGTATGAAGCCGATATCGACGCGTTGATGCGGCGCACCGCCAACCGTCCGCTGCCCGCCGGGCGCATGGACCGCCAGTCGGCGCTCCATTTCGGCGTCGGCCTCGGCGTCTTCTCGGTGCTGCTGATGGGCGTCGCCACCAACTGGCTCGCCGCGACGGTGCTGGCGGTCTCGATCCTGTTCTACGTGCTCGTCTACACCGTCTGGCTGAAGCGCCGCACCCCGCAGAACATCGTGATCGGCGGCGCCGCGGGCGCCTTCCCGCCGGTGATCGGCTGGGCGGCGGTGACCGGCGACGTAACTCTGCTCCCGCTGCTCCTGTTCACCCTGATCTTCCTGTGGACGCCGCCGCATTTCTGGGCGCTGTCGCTGTTCGTGCGCACCGACTACGCCAATGCCGGCGTGCCGATGCTGCCGGTCGTTTCCGGGCCGACGGTGACGCGCCAGCAGATCGCGCTCTACACACTGCCGATGGCCGCGGCGGCGGTCGCGCCCTGGCCTCTCGGTCTCACCGGCGGCATCTACGGGGTTTCCGCTGTCTGTCTCAGCCTGGCCTTCGTGGTAATGTCGCTGCAGGTCCTCGCCAACCGCGCCACGGAGCCGGCGGGGATGAAGCCGGAGAAGCGGCTGTTCGCTTACTCCATCGTCTATCTTTTCGCCGTTTTCGGCGCCCTCGTACTCGATCGGTGGCTGCTCGCATGA
- the ctaD gene encoding cytochrome c oxidase subunit I, with translation MTDTTANAAHFEAAHAHDHHDADHKPGFFARWFMSTNHKDIGTLYLIFAIVAGIIGGAVSGMMRLELAQPGVQYLQAWSGAESFDEALHLWNVLITAHGMIMVFFMVMPAMIGGFGNWFVPLMIGAPDMAFPRMNNISFWLLPPAFLLTLGSTFVSGGTGPGAGTGWTVYAPLSTSGSPGAAVDLAILSLHLAGASSILGAINFITTIFNMRAPGMTLHKMPLFAWSVLVTAFLLLLALPVLAGAITMLLTDRNFGTTFFDASGGGDPVLYQHLFWFFGHPEVYIMILPGFGIVSQIVSTFSRKPVFGYLGMAYAMVAIGVVGFIVWAHHMFTVGMDVNTKMYFTAATMVIAVPTGIKIFSWIATMWGGSMSFKTPMVWSLGFIFMFTVGGVTGVVLANGGVDNYMHDTYYVVAHFHYVLSLGAVFALFAGWYYWFPKMFGKMYSELLGQLHFWVFFIGVNIMFFPMHFLGLDGMPRRYPDYPDAFSKWNEVASFGYAIMGIGMVFFFVNVIWSLMFGKKAPDNPWGEGATTLEWTLSSPPPYHQFETLPRID, from the coding sequence ATGACCGATACCACCGCTAACGCTGCTCATTTCGAAGCGGCCCACGCGCATGATCATCATGACGCGGATCACAAACCCGGGTTCTTCGCCCGCTGGTTCATGTCCACCAACCACAAGGACATCGGTACGCTGTACCTGATCTTCGCCATCGTGGCGGGCATCATCGGCGGCGCGGTCTCGGGCATGATGCGCCTCGAGCTCGCCCAGCCGGGCGTCCAGTATCTGCAGGCCTGGTCGGGCGCGGAGTCGTTCGACGAGGCGCTCCATTTGTGGAACGTGCTGATCACCGCCCACGGCATGATCATGGTCTTCTTCATGGTCATGCCTGCCATGATCGGCGGCTTCGGCAACTGGTTCGTGCCGCTCATGATCGGCGCGCCCGACATGGCGTTCCCGCGCATGAACAACATCAGCTTCTGGCTGCTGCCGCCGGCCTTCCTGCTGACGCTCGGCTCGACGTTCGTCTCGGGCGGCACCGGCCCCGGCGCCGGCACCGGCTGGACGGTCTACGCGCCGCTGTCGACGAGCGGCTCGCCCGGGGCTGCGGTCGATCTCGCCATCCTCTCGCTCCACCTTGCGGGCGCGAGTTCGATCCTCGGTGCGATCAACTTCATCACCACCATCTTCAACATGCGCGCGCCGGGCATGACCCTGCACAAAATGCCGCTGTTCGCCTGGTCGGTGCTGGTCACCGCCTTCCTGCTTCTGCTCGCGCTCCCGGTTCTCGCCGGCGCGATCACGATGCTGCTCACCGACCGCAACTTCGGCACGACGTTCTTCGACGCGTCGGGCGGCGGCGATCCGGTGCTCTACCAGCACCTGTTCTGGTTCTTCGGCCACCCCGAAGTGTACATTATGATCCTGCCGGGCTTCGGCATCGTCAGCCAGATCGTCTCCACGTTCAGCCGCAAGCCCGTCTTCGGCTATCTCGGCATGGCCTACGCCATGGTCGCGATCGGCGTGGTCGGCTTCATCGTCTGGGCCCACCACATGTTCACGGTCGGCATGGACGTGAACACGAAGATGTACTTCACCGCGGCGACGATGGTGATCGCGGTGCCGACCGGCATCAAGATCTTCTCGTGGATCGCGACCATGTGGGGCGGCTCGATGAGCTTCAAGACCCCGATGGTGTGGTCGCTCGGCTTCATCTTCATGTTCACCGTGGGCGGCGTAACCGGCGTCGTGCTCGCCAATGGCGGCGTCGACAACTACATGCACGACACCTATTACGTCGTGGCGCACTTCCACTACGTGCTGTCGCTGGGTGCGGTGTTCGCGCTGTTCGCCGGCTGGTACTATTGGTTCCCGAAGATGTTCGGCAAGATGTACAGCGAGCTGCTCGGCCAGCTGCACTTCTGGGTGTTCTTCATCGGCGTGAACATCATGTTCTTCCCGATGCACTTCCTCGGCCTCGACGGCATGCCGCGTCGCTATCCGGACTATCCGGATGCGTTCAGCAAGTGGAACGAGGTCGCCTCGTTCGGCTACGCGATCATGGGCATCGGCATGGTGTTCTTCTTCGTGAACGTCATCTGGTCGCTGATGTTCGGCAAGAAAGCGCCGGACAATCCCTGGGGCGAAGGCGCGACAACGCTGGAATGGACGCTGTCCAGCCCGCCGCCATACCACCAGTTCGAGACGCTGCCGCGGATCGACTGA
- the coxB gene encoding cytochrome c oxidase subunit II yields MKTLIKTLAVAVALGLSPAAAFAQDTVTAQPKAELPAQPQAELPAQPQEMSPPQLASGGEAPSDATVAQSAELASRAAPIPGVGQPDGRMGLQDQFTPIGEEAAWFHDMVLLPTITVITIFVLLLMIYVIIRYRRAANPVPSRTTHNTLIEVIWTLVPVIILVIIAVPSIRLLANQYSPPKADLTVKVIGNQWYWTYQYPDNGDFEIVSNGLSDEDAAARGEPRLLAVDERMVVPAGATVKVIVTSNDVIHSFGVPAFWVKMDAVPGRLNETWFKVDKPGVYYGQCYELCGARHAYMPIAVEVVSPAQFAAWVSSKGGTMPGAVAPTSSDATQNSPITNPGADTAGAASPEPANVVDAAAKAPIVAQAATEN; encoded by the coding sequence ATGAAGACTCTGATAAAGACACTTGCCGTCGCCGTTGCGCTCGGCCTTTCGCCTGCCGCGGCGTTCGCGCAGGACACCGTAACCGCGCAGCCGAAGGCGGAGCTTCCGGCTCAGCCCCAGGCCGAGCTGCCGGCGCAGCCGCAGGAAATGTCGCCGCCCCAGCTCGCGAGCGGCGGCGAAGCCCCGAGCGATGCCACCGTCGCCCAGTCCGCCGAGCTTGCCAGCCGCGCCGCCCCGATCCCGGGCGTCGGCCAGCCCGACGGTCGCATGGGCCTCCAGGACCAGTTCACGCCGATCGGCGAGGAAGCGGCCTGGTTCCACGATATGGTGCTGCTGCCGACGATCACGGTGATCACGATCTTCGTCCTGCTGCTGATGATCTACGTGATCATTCGCTACCGCCGGGCGGCCAATCCGGTTCCGTCGCGGACCACGCACAACACTTTGATCGAGGTGATCTGGACGCTCGTTCCGGTCATCATCCTCGTCATCATCGCGGTGCCGTCGATCCGGCTGCTCGCCAACCAATATTCGCCGCCCAAGGCCGACCTCACCGTCAAGGTGATCGGCAACCAGTGGTATTGGACCTACCAGTATCCGGATAACGGCGACTTCGAGATCGTCTCGAACGGCCTGTCGGACGAGGACGCCGCCGCGCGCGGCGAGCCCCGCCTGCTCGCGGTCGACGAGCGCATGGTCGTTCCGGCCGGCGCGACCGTGAAGGTGATCGTCACTTCCAACGACGTCATTCACTCGTTCGGCGTTCCCGCTTTCTGGGTGAAGATGGACGCCGTGCCGGGTCGCCTCAACGAGACCTGGTTCAAGGTCGACAAGCCGGGCGTCTATTACGGCCAGTGCTACGAGCTTTGCGGCGCCCGCCATGCCTACATGCCGATCGCAGTCGAGGTCGTCTCGCCGGCGCAGTTCGCCGCCTGGGTCAGCTCGAAGGGTGGCACGATGCCGGGTGCGGTCGCACCGACCTCTTCGGACGCGACGCAGAATTCGCCGATCACGAACCCGGGCGCTGACACGGCCGGTGCGGCGAGCCCGGAACCGGCCAATGTCGTCGACGCCGCTGCCAAGGCGCCGATCGTCGCCCAGGCCGCTACCGAGAATTGA
- the pyrE gene encoding orotate phosphoribosyltransferase, translating to MSEDEILAEFRAADALLEGHFILSSGLHSPRYLQCARVLADPMRAARLASALAATMPRDIRSAIEIVVSPAMGGVIAGHEMGRALGVEAIFVERPTGTFELRRGFRLKPGQKVLLMEDVVTTGLSSREAMKAVEEAGGEVIAAAALVDRSSGTADFGVPFFPLVSIAVPTFEPDQLPPELAGIPAEKPGSRKAA from the coding sequence ATGAGTGAAGACGAGATTCTGGCGGAATTCCGCGCCGCGGACGCGTTGCTGGAGGGGCATTTCATCCTCTCCTCCGGTCTTCACAGCCCTCGCTATCTGCAGTGCGCGCGCGTTCTCGCCGATCCGATGCGTGCCGCCCGGCTCGCCTCCGCGCTCGCCGCAACGATGCCGCGCGACATCCGCTCGGCCATCGAGATCGTCGTCTCCCCGGCCATGGGCGGCGTCATCGCCGGCCACGAAATGGGCCGGGCGCTGGGCGTCGAGGCGATCTTCGTCGAACGCCCGACCGGCACGTTCGAGCTGCGCCGCGGCTTCCGGCTGAAGCCGGGCCAGAAGGTGCTGCTGATGGAGGATGTGGTGACAACCGGCCTCAGTTCGCGCGAAGCGATGAAGGCGGTCGAGGAAGCCGGCGGCGAAGTCATCGCCGCGGCGGCTTTGGTCGATCGCTCGAGCGGCACGGCCGATTTCGGCGTGCCCTTCTTCCCGCTGGTCAGCATCGCGGTGCCGACCTTCGAGCCCGACCAACTGCCGCCCGAGCTCGCCGGCATTCCGGCCGAGAAGCCCGGGAGCCGGAAGGCGGCGTGA
- a CDS encoding pyridoxine 5'-phosphate synthase — MTGAIRLGVNIDHVATIRNARGGEHPDPVRAAFAAAAAGADGITAHLREDRRHITDADIDRLMARLEIPLNLEMAATPEMLEIALRHRPHAACIVPEKREERTTEGGLDAAGHLDTLAPMVTQLGEAGIRVSLFIEPDPAQVEAAIRLKAPVVEFHTGRYAHRQGAARAEELRRIADAAALAVKNGIEPHAGHGLTFDNVAPVAAIPQIVELNIGHFLIGEAIFTGLEESVTRMRALMNEARG; from the coding sequence GTGACCGGCGCGATCCGCCTCGGCGTCAATATCGACCATGTGGCGACGATCAGGAACGCGCGTGGCGGAGAGCATCCCGATCCCGTCCGCGCAGCCTTCGCCGCCGCCGCCGCCGGAGCCGACGGCATCACCGCGCACCTCCGCGAGGACAGGCGCCACATCACCGACGCCGACATCGACCGACTGATGGCGCGGCTGGAGATTCCGCTGAACCTCGAAATGGCGGCGACGCCCGAAATGCTCGAGATCGCGCTCCGCCACCGCCCGCACGCGGCCTGTATCGTCCCCGAGAAGCGCGAGGAGCGCACCACCGAGGGCGGGCTCGACGCCGCCGGCCACCTCGACACGCTCGCGCCGATGGTGACGCAACTGGGCGAGGCCGGCATCCGCGTCAGCCTCTTCATCGAGCCCGACCCGGCCCAGGTCGAGGCGGCGATCCGGTTGAAGGCGCCGGTGGTCGAGTTCCACACCGGCCGCTACGCCCACCGCCAGGGGGCCGCGCGCGCCGAGGAATTGCGCCGCATCGCCGACGCCGCGGCGCTGGCCGTCAAGAACGGCATCGAGCCCCACGCCGGCCACGGCCTCACCTTCGACAATGTCGCCCCGGTCGCCGCCATCCCGCAGATCGTCGAGCTCAACATCGGCCATTTCCTGATCGGCGAGGCGATCTTCACCGGGCTTGAGGAAAGCGTGACGCGCATGCGCGCGCTGATGAACGAGGCGCGCGGGTGA
- the acpS gene encoding holo-ACP synthase, which translates to MIVGIGSDLCNIERIQNSLDRFGERFIARVFTDIERAKAEGRPFTRAGTYAKRFAAKEAFSKAVGTGFKRGVFMKDIGVVNQASGAPTLALTGGAKERLDAIMPEGHAAVVHLTMTDDHPWAQAFVIITAVRKESLR; encoded by the coding sequence GTGATCGTCGGCATCGGCTCCGACCTCTGCAACATCGAACGGATCCAGAATTCGCTCGACCGCTTCGGCGAGCGTTTCATCGCCCGCGTCTTCACCGACATCGAGCGCGCCAAGGCCGAGGGGCGGCCGTTCACCCGCGCCGGCACCTACGCCAAGCGCTTCGCCGCCAAGGAGGCTTTCTCCAAGGCGGTCGGCACCGGCTTCAAGCGCGGCGTGTTCATGAAGGATATAGGCGTCGTGAACCAAGCTTCCGGCGCACCTACGCTCGCCCTCACCGGCGGCGCCAAAGAGAGACTTGACGCAATCATGCCGGAAGGCCACGCCGCTGTTGTTCATTTGACGATGACCGACGATCATCCCTGGGCCCAGGCGTTCGTCATCATCACCGCCGTTCGGAAGGAATCCCTGAGGTGA
- the lepB gene encoding signal peptidase I, producing MATKKGGTDWWGEVKAIFWLVLAVLAFHSFIAKPFYIPSESMMPVLLKGDRLVVTKYPYGWSWVSPSFHIMPPTEGRLFGSLPERGDIVIVTPPGQKADYIKRVIGLPGDTLEMIDGQLIINGKPVKREARPATVIPIDENVPCFPDEFADARVTAANGEAFCRLPVFRETLPNGVYYDTIDLGYSPVDDFAKITIPADHVFLMGDNRDKSADSRVDLAQQGLGGPVPVENIGGRAEFITFSLDGSSEYLNPISWFTALRGGRAGTSLQPEKVAQ from the coding sequence ATGGCGACGAAAAAGGGCGGCACCGACTGGTGGGGCGAGGTGAAGGCCATCTTCTGGCTGGTACTGGCCGTGCTCGCGTTCCACAGCTTCATCGCCAAGCCCTTCTACATTCCGTCGGAATCGATGATGCCGGTGCTGCTGAAGGGCGACCGGCTGGTGGTGACCAAATATCCCTATGGCTGGTCGTGGGTGAGCCCCAGCTTCCACATCATGCCGCCGACCGAGGGGCGCCTGTTCGGCTCGCTGCCCGAGCGCGGCGACATCGTCATCGTCACCCCGCCGGGCCAGAAGGCCGATTATATCAAGCGCGTCATCGGCCTCCCCGGCGACACGCTCGAGATGATCGACGGCCAGCTCATTATCAACGGCAAACCGGTGAAGCGCGAGGCGCGGCCGGCGACGGTGATCCCGATCGACGAGAACGTCCCCTGCTTCCCCGACGAGTTCGCGGACGCCCGCGTCACCGCCGCGAACGGCGAGGCTTTCTGCCGGCTTCCGGTCTTCCGCGAGACGCTGCCCAACGGCGTCTATTACGACACGATCGACCTCGGCTATTCGCCGGTCGACGATTTCGCCAAGATCACCATTCCCGCCGATCACGTCTTCCTGATGGGCGACAATCGCGACAAATCGGCCGACAGCCGCGTCGACCTCGCCCAGCAGGGCCTCGGCGGCCCCGTGCCGGTCGAGAATATCGGCGGCCGCGCCGAGTTCATCACCTTCTCGCTCGACGGCTCGTCGGAATATCTCAACCCGATCAGCTGGTTCACCGCCCTGCGCGGCGGCCGAGCGGGCACCTCGCTCCAGCCCGAGAAGGTCGCCCAGTGA